The sequence CCATCTGAATAAAGTAGGATAGGACGCAAGATGCGTTAAATAAATGAGTGGGCAATAGGCCAACAAGAGTGGTAACACGGGAAAACTCTCGTCTCTTAAATTGAGATGAGAGTTTTTATTTATAACGAATAGGAAAGTTCTTACATATAAATATTGATTAAAAAGAACTTTCCGTAAATGAGTTTCAAGAAAAGCTACTTTATAAAATACTTCGATAGAAGCTTTTCTTATTATTTGAAGGAGGATTTATAAATGAAGGATTTAAAAGAAGAAGTTGTTGGATTGATTGAAAAAGAAATTGATGATATCTTAGCAAAAGAAGAAATTGAAAAATTAGTTGAAATTCCGCCAGATAGCGAAATGGGGGATTATGCATTTCCCTGCTTCAGGTTATCTAAAGCTTTAAAGAAATCACCAAATTTGATTTCTCAGGAATTAGCAGAAAAAATAGAGAAAAACAGTTATATTGAAAAGGTTGAAAGTTTGGGGCCATACTTAAATTTCTTTATTGATAAGGAAAAATTAACTGAAATAGTACTCAATGAAGTAAAGGAGAAAAAAGAGAGATATGGTTCTTCGGATATGGGGAAAGGTAAAACCGTAATTGTAGAATATTCTTCTCCTAATATTGCTAAACCGTTTCATATAGGTCATATAAGGACTACTATCATAGGTCATGCATTATATGATATATATAAATATTTAGGTTATAATGCGGTAGCTATAAATCATCTCGGAGACTATGGCACTCAATTTGGTAAATTGATTGTGGCTTATAAAAAATGGGGAGACAGAAAAATTGTTGAAAAGGATCCTATAAACGAATTGCTAAAGCTGTATGTTAAATTTCATAAGGAGATGGAGAATGATTCCACTTTAGAGGAGCAGGCAAGGCATTGGTTTAAAAAATTGGAGGACGGAGACTCGGAAGCTTTAGAGCTATGGCAATGGATGAGGGATATGAGTCTTAAGGAATTTAACAGAGTTTATGATATATTGGGGATTAAATTTGATTCCTTTACGGGTGAGAGTTTTTATTCGGATAAGATGCCTAAAGTAGTAGATGATATGAGGAAGAAAGGCATATTAAAGAAATCCCAGGGAGCGGAAATAGTAGATTTGGAACCTTACGGCATGCCTCCGGCCCTCATAACAAAGAGCGACGGATCTACCCTTTATATAACAAGGGATATAGCCGCAGCAATATACAGGAAAGAGCATTACAATTTCTATAAGAATGTATATGTAGTGGGATCAGAGCAGATACTTCATTTTAAACAGTGGAAAAAAATCGTAGAACTTATTGGATATCCTTGGGCGAAGGATTGTATCCATGTTAATTTCGGAATGGTGAGATTGGAAGAAGGAACCATGTCCACTCGTAAGGGAAGAGTTGTTTTTTTGGAGGATGTGCTTAAAAAGGCTGTAGAAAAAACCTTGGCTATAATAGAAGAAAGAAATCCAAACTTAGAGAACAAGGATGAAGTTGCCAAACAAGTCGGAATAGGAGCAATAGTATTTCAGGAATTATTTAATAACAGGATTAAAGATTATACATTTACATGGGAAAAGACATTAAGCTTTGACGGGGAAACAGGTCCTTATGTTCAATATACCTATGCAAGGGCGAACAGGCTGCTGGAAAAAGGAAATTTTTCGCCGGATAATGAAATAGATTATTCTATTTTATCAGCGCCGGAAGAAATTAACATTATAAAGATGATTTATAATTTTCCAAAGGAAATAGTCACGGCAATGGAGAAAAATGAACCTTCTTTTGTTGCAAGAAGCATAATGGGAATAGCAAAAGCCTTCAACAGCTTTTATAACAGTTGTCCCATAATGCAGGAAGAAGATAATTTGAAAAATGCAAGGCTTCAGTTGGTATGGGCAACGAAATCAG is a genomic window of Acidilutibacter cellobiosedens containing:
- the argS gene encoding arginine--tRNA ligase: MKDLKEEVVGLIEKEIDDILAKEEIEKLVEIPPDSEMGDYAFPCFRLSKALKKSPNLISQELAEKIEKNSYIEKVESLGPYLNFFIDKEKLTEIVLNEVKEKKERYGSSDMGKGKTVIVEYSSPNIAKPFHIGHIRTTIIGHALYDIYKYLGYNAVAINHLGDYGTQFGKLIVAYKKWGDRKIVEKDPINELLKLYVKFHKEMENDSTLEEQARHWFKKLEDGDSEALELWQWMRDMSLKEFNRVYDILGIKFDSFTGESFYSDKMPKVVDDMRKKGILKKSQGAEIVDLEPYGMPPALITKSDGSTLYITRDIAAAIYRKEHYNFYKNVYVVGSEQILHFKQWKKIVELIGYPWAKDCIHVNFGMVRLEEGTMSTRKGRVVFLEDVLKKAVEKTLAIIEERNPNLENKDEVAKQVGIGAIVFQELFNNRIKDYTFTWEKTLSFDGETGPYVQYTYARANRLLEKGNFSPDNEIDYSILSAPEEINIIKMIYNFPKEIVTAMEKNEPSFVARSIMGIAKAFNSFYNSCPIMQEEDNLKNARLQLVWATKSVIKAGLSLLGMETPDKM